Genomic DNA from bacterium:
GAACACGGAGGTCACGCCATGCTGCTGGGCCAGTTCGGTGGCTCGATCAAACAGGCCGCGCAGATGGCGCGGATCGTCTTTGGGCGGCATCGGGGAGGTCAAGGCGCTCATTGCTCCATGTCATCGGCGGCCTTGGAGATCGACTGAAGTGAAAGAGCCCCAACCAAGCGGTCAGTTCAGGCCCACGATCGAGATTTCCCCCGGGGTGAATCCTCTATCCATATTGCTGGCCTGGGGGCATCCCCTACCGTACGCCCTCCCTCATGCAGACGCTCCCTCGAAGTTCAGCCCTGGCCTTGGGCGTCGCCAGCCTGGTTGCCATCACCAGTTTGCTGATCGTCCTGGGCGCCCTCGTTCGAGCCAACGGTGCCGGCTTGGCCTGCCCGGATTGGCCCCTCTGCTTTGGGCAGGCCGTCCCGGAGTTCGACCTGAAGATCGCTTTCGAATGGAGCCATCGGCTCCTGGCCGGCAGTGTGGGCCTGATCTTCCTGGCTCTGGCCACCGCCATCCTGTGGCGGCCGGCGACCCGCGGGCCTTCCGTGAAGCTCCTGGTGCTCAGCGCCGTGTTGCTCGCGATGCAGGTGTTTCTCGGCGCGTCGACCGTCTGGCAGCTCCTGGCCCGCTGGAGCGTGACCTCCCACTTGCTGGTCGGAAACGCCTTCAATGCGTCGTTACTCGTGCTCGCCCTTCGCCTTTGGGACCACGCAGGAGGCAAGACCCTCGGCCCAGTGGCGCCAGGCATCCGGCGGGCCGTCTGGGGAATCGCGATCCTGCTGGGGGTGCAGCTGATCTTCGGCGGCCTGGTTTCATCGGGCTACGCGGGGCTGGCCTGCCCGGAGTGGCCCACCTGCAACGGCGGTCGTTGGTTCCCTTCCTGGCGAGGCAGCGTGGGCATGCATCTCTTTCACCGCATGACCGGCTACGCCCTGGTCGTGGCGTTGATTGCCGTGGCCTGGCGGAGCCGGAAGGTGAATCGGGTCGGTCGAATCACGATGCTCGCCGCCTTGCTTGGGCTGGCCCAGATGTTGGTGGGCATCCTCAATGTCGTTCTCGGGATTCCCGTCGAGATCACGGGGCTCCACACCGGGCTCGCCGCGGGCCTGGTCCTTACCATCGCAGCAGCGCTCCATGGCTGCTACAACGCCGAGCCCGTTCGTGCCGCCGAACGCATTGTCAGCGCTGAACCTGGGGGAACGAAATGAAGGCATATCAGGTCTTCGCACGCATGAGCCCTGAGCGGGCGACCGAACTCTTGGAGCGGATTCGCGAGAGCACGCCCGCCGCCTATACCCAGGCCCTGGCTGCGGCCGGTGCGGTCATGAAAGCCCGGCCGCGTTTCATCATGAAGCTGGCCCCGGAACGGCGCGCGCAGATGGTCCGCCGAGCCCTGGCCCGGGTCGCGGCGAGTGGGTTGGCCGAGGAGATCCTCGCGACCTATTTCCTCGAATCCCGCATGGAGTTGCTGACCGAGTGGCTCGATCTGCTGGAGATCGAGCACGAGGAAGGCTCGTTGAAAGAGGAACATCCGGAATGCCCGCCGGAAGACACTCTCGCCAAGGCGGTC
This window encodes:
- a CDS encoding heme A synthase, with translation MQTLPRSSALALGVASLVAITSLLIVLGALVRANGAGLACPDWPLCFGQAVPEFDLKIAFEWSHRLLAGSVGLIFLALATAILWRPATRGPSVKLLVLSAVLLAMQVFLGASTVWQLLARWSVTSHLLVGNAFNASLLVLALRLWDHAGGKTLGPVAPGIRRAVWGIAILLGVQLIFGGLVSSGYAGLACPEWPTCNGGRWFPSWRGSVGMHLFHRMTGYALVVALIAVAWRSRKVNRVGRITMLAALLGLAQMLVGILNVVLGIPVEITGLHTGLAAGLVLTIAAALHGCYNAEPVRAAERIVSAEPGGTK